A window of Panicum virgatum strain AP13 chromosome 8K, P.virgatum_v5, whole genome shotgun sequence contains these coding sequences:
- the LOC120645531 gene encoding pterocarpan synthase 1-like yields MTTPSRTLIFLFVFLPAILAKGNILEDILPNPCKCCQENETRLHMYLHQFPHLPGVTNRNEYTMVSSPEPIGFGTMIVHDWVLTTGLSATENVVGRLQGFHLQAGQATTSWYTAHTIVFRDGSFAGSTLEVSGITEVKPNGEWSITGGTAAFASAHGTIKFINSQSSTATDAIKELDIHVFHTPEPALQKETTRQAHEAHHWNKTLVPKGLVIMQD; encoded by the exons ATGACTACTCCCTCTCgcaccttgatttttctctttgTATTCCTGCCAGCAATCCTCGCCAAGGGCAACATCCTTGAAGACATCCTTCCAAATCCGTGCAAGTGCTGCCAAGAGAATGAGACTCGCCTTCATATGTACTTGCACCAGTTCCCTCACTTGCCAGGTGTTACAAACCGGAACGAATATACCATGGTAAGCTCTCCGGAACCTATAGGGTTTGGCACAATGATAGTCCACGATTGGGTTCTCACCACAGGGCTCAGTGCGACTGAAAATGTTGTGGGGCGTCTGCAAGGCTTTCATCTTCAAGCTGGTCAAGCCACCACCAGCTGGTACACAGCTCACACCATAGTGTTCCGCGACGGCAG TTTTGCAGGGTCCACACTTGAGGTGTCGGGGATCACAGAGGTAAAACCAAATGGTGAATGGTCAATTACGGGTGGGACTGCAGCATTTGCTAGTGCGCATGGAACAATCAAGTTCATAAATTCGCAGAGTAGTACCGCCACTGATGCCATAAAGGAGCTTGATATTCATGTATTCCACACTCCAGAGCCAGCG CTGCAGAAAGAGACAACAAGGCAGGCTCATGAAGCTCACCATTGGAACAAGACACTTGTTCCTAAGGGCCTTGTTATCATGCAAGATTGA